From one Fibrobacter sp. genomic stretch:
- the murA gene encoding UDP-N-acetylglucosamine 1-carboxyvinyltransferase — MYQFIVPQVKQPLVGEVEVSGAKNAVLAVMAAALLADGVSEITNVPHLKDMKTMSDVLRVIGCRISGEAHTLKIDTRGADHLEAPYELVKTMRASFYVLGPLVARFGRCRVSLPGGCAWGPRPVDLHLKGLEALGAKITLTRGYVEATCDGRLPGGTFHFPISSVGATVNVLMAATLAKGTSVLQNAALEPEIDNLVDFLIGMGAKIQGRGTRTLTVQGVETLRPGNGYTIPDRIEAGSFLCCAAITRGCVKVNKIIPEHIASTLDAFREMGCKVNVGADWAEVDARGQELKPITIQTLPFPGYPTDMQAPLMATLLSIPGNSVIQDTVYNDRFKHVAELERLGANITISGNTATIKGGLPLEGAEVMGTDLRASMAMVLAALIADGETKISRIYHLDRGYEDFEAKMANLGAKVERVIIDADEP; from the coding sequence ATGTACCAGTTTATTGTTCCCCAAGTTAAGCAGCCGCTGGTCGGCGAAGTTGAAGTTTCAGGCGCAAAGAACGCCGTGCTCGCCGTAATGGCAGCAGCCCTCCTGGCAGACGGTGTTTCCGAAATCACCAATGTTCCGCATCTGAAAGACATGAAGACAATGTCCGACGTGCTTCGCGTCATCGGTTGCCGCATTAGTGGCGAAGCCCACACGCTGAAGATCGACACTCGCGGTGCCGACCATCTTGAAGCACCCTATGAACTGGTCAAGACCATGAGAGCAAGTTTCTATGTGCTTGGACCTCTGGTGGCCCGCTTTGGCCGTTGCCGCGTTTCTCTTCCTGGCGGATGCGCCTGGGGCCCCCGCCCTGTCGACTTGCATCTGAAGGGCCTTGAAGCTCTCGGCGCAAAGATTACTTTGACCCGCGGTTACGTAGAAGCAACCTGCGACGGACGCCTTCCCGGCGGTACGTTCCACTTCCCTATTTCCAGCGTCGGCGCCACCGTAAATGTCTTGATGGCAGCAACCCTCGCCAAGGGTACAAGCGTGCTGCAAAATGCAGCTCTGGAACCTGAAATCGACAACCTGGTGGACTTCCTCATCGGCATGGGCGCAAAGATCCAGGGCCGCGGCACCCGTACCCTTACGGTGCAGGGCGTCGAAACCCTCCGCCCCGGTAATGGCTACACTATTCCAGACCGTATCGAGGCAGGCTCCTTCCTTTGCTGCGCCGCCATTACCCGCGGCTGCGTCAAGGTAAACAAGATCATTCCCGAACATATCGCCTCCACCCTGGACGCCTTCCGCGAAATGGGCTGCAAGGTGAACGTAGGCGCCGACTGGGCCGAAGTGGACGCCCGCGGTCAGGAACTGAAGCCCATCACCATCCAGACGTTGCCCTTCCCGGGATATCCCACGGACATGCAGGCACCCCTAATGGCAACCCTTCTTTCCATCCCAGGCAACAGCGTTATCCAGGACACCGTCTATAACGACCGCTTCAAGCATGTGGCCGAACTGGAACGTCTTGGAGCAAACATAACCATCAGCGGTAATACAGCCACCATCAAGGGCGGCCTCCCGCTGGAAGGTGCCGAAGTCATGGGTACCGACCTTCGCGCCAGCATGGCCATGGTCCTTGCCGCCCTCATTGCCGACGGCGAAACCAAGATCAGTCGAATCTACCATCTGGACCGCGGTTATGAAGACTTCGAAGCAAAGATGGCAAATCTTGGTGCCAAGGTGGAACGCGTCATCATTGACGCTGACGAACCGTAA
- a CDS encoding RDD family protein, with protein MIWYYIDETVTEGDRRKGPFSIDEIKDFVKAGTIKPETLVWHSGMEAWVTWAETEEAKEAAAENMTEEEQVKAALEAILAQHKTGKRYATFLTRALAYFVDNFILSAFGVVMLLVMNQMQLVDLAAISDAMNAYITDPNSESALNNLLGATGMHLFLTIWGIVQAIYFIVFNALTSSTPGKRLFRIHIETFDGEKLTWLSAIVRYVASIFTQFTLMFYGLGYLIVILDPKRRALHDFVARTRVVHEAKVITVSKAKLK; from the coding sequence ATGATTTGGTATTACATAGACGAAACCGTAACAGAGGGCGACCGACGCAAAGGCCCCTTCTCTATCGATGAAATCAAGGATTTTGTAAAGGCCGGCACCATAAAGCCCGAAACCTTGGTATGGCATTCTGGAATGGAAGCCTGGGTCACCTGGGCAGAAACCGAAGAAGCCAAGGAAGCCGCCGCAGAAAACATGACCGAAGAGGAACAGGTGAAGGCAGCCCTTGAGGCAATCCTTGCCCAGCATAAGACTGGCAAGCGCTACGCCACCTTCCTTACTCGAGCCCTCGCCTACTTCGTAGACAACTTCATCCTGTCTGCCTTCGGTGTTGTTATGTTGTTAGTAATGAACCAGATGCAGCTGGTTGATCTGGCAGCAATTTCTGACGCCATGAACGCCTACATTACCGACCCCAATTCCGAATCCGCCCTGAACAACCTGCTCGGCGCCACCGGTATGCATCTCTTCCTTACCATCTGGGGTATCGTCCAGGCAATCTACTTTATCGTATTCAATGCGCTAACCTCCTCCACCCCCGGCAAAAGACTTTTCAGAATTCATATCGAGACCTTTGACGGAGAAAAACTGACCTGGCTTTCCGCCATCGTCCGCTACGTGGCAAGCATTTTTACCCAGTTCACACTGATGTTCTACGGACTGGGCTACCTTATTGTCATTCTGGACCCCAAGCGTCGAGCTCTCCACGACTTTGTTGCAAGAACCCGCGTTGTCCACGAAGCCAAGGTCATTACCGTTAGCAAAGCAAAATTAAAATAG